The proteins below are encoded in one region of Streptomyces marianii:
- a CDS encoding cytochrome P450 family protein, whose translation MSEQPVLLPYADPAFVADPFPLYRRLREEGPVRRAVIAGGVEAWLVTRYEDGLAALSDSRLSSDVRDASDPRLMQQLPSTERESMVSNMLRSDPPDHTRLRRLVSKAFTARRVAEMRPRIQEITDRLLDGLLPAGRAELVADFALPLPVTVISELLGVPLDDRHEFQRWTDDMLLRRAEMPDPAVVDSAWQHMRAYLTGLIANKRSRPGDDLLSALITARDEEQRLNEDELIAMAFLLLVAGYITTVNLIGSGVAALLAHPDQMALLRDDPELLPGAVEEFLRYDGPVNPGIARFAREDVEIAGVTVPKGATVLIASAIADRDPARFAEPDRLDITRRDNAHLAFGHGIHFCLGAPLARLEGQIAIGSVLRRLPDLALAVPPEELHWRPGGLRGPARLPVTFTATDGHRPGSTPQRRDAAGSAPGEIAPFGTG comes from the coding sequence ATGAGCGAGCAGCCGGTCCTTCTGCCCTACGCCGACCCTGCCTTCGTCGCGGATCCCTTCCCGCTCTACCGCCGGCTACGCGAGGAGGGCCCGGTGCGGCGGGCCGTGATCGCGGGCGGCGTGGAGGCCTGGCTGGTCACCCGCTACGAGGACGGCCTCGCGGCCCTGTCGGACTCCCGGCTGAGCAGCGACGTCCGCGACGCCTCGGACCCGCGGCTGATGCAGCAGCTGCCCTCGACGGAGCGCGAGTCGATGGTGAGCAACATGCTGCGCTCCGATCCGCCCGACCACACCCGGCTGCGCCGGCTGGTCTCGAAGGCGTTCACCGCGCGCCGGGTGGCGGAGATGCGGCCCAGGATCCAGGAGATCACCGATCGGTTGCTCGACGGGCTGCTACCCGCCGGACGGGCGGAACTCGTCGCGGACTTCGCACTGCCGCTCCCGGTCACCGTCATCAGCGAACTCCTGGGCGTCCCCCTGGACGACCGGCACGAGTTCCAGCGCTGGACCGACGACATGCTGCTGCGCCGGGCGGAGATGCCGGACCCGGCCGTGGTGGACTCGGCGTGGCAGCACATGCGCGCGTATCTGACCGGGCTCATCGCAAACAAGCGGTCCCGGCCGGGTGACGACCTGCTGAGCGCCCTGATCACCGCCCGCGACGAGGAGCAGCGGCTGAACGAGGACGAGCTGATCGCCATGGCGTTCCTGCTCCTCGTCGCCGGGTACATCACCACGGTCAATCTGATCGGCAGCGGCGTCGCGGCACTGCTCGCCCACCCCGACCAGATGGCGCTGCTGCGGGACGACCCGGAGCTGCTGCCCGGCGCCGTCGAGGAGTTCCTGCGGTACGACGGGCCCGTCAACCCCGGAATCGCGAGGTTCGCGCGCGAGGACGTGGAGATCGCCGGGGTGACCGTCCCGAAGGGCGCGACCGTGCTGATCGCCTCGGCCATCGCCGACCGCGACCCGGCGCGGTTCGCCGAACCGGACAGGCTGGACATCACCCGGCGTGACAACGCGCACCTCGCCTTCGGGCACGGGATCCACTTCTGCCTGGGGGCCCCGCTGGCCAGGTTGGAGGGGCAGATCGCCATCGGCTCCGTGCTGCGGCGCCTCCCCGACCTGGCGCTGGCCGTGCCGCCGGAGGAACTGCATTGGCGGCCGGGCGGGCTGAGGGGTCCGGCGCGGCTGCCGGTCACGTTCACGGCCACGGACGGGCACCGCCCCGGCTCCACCCCACAACGACGGGACGCCGCCGGGTCCGCCCCGGGGGAGATCGCACCGTTCGGCACGGGCTGA
- a CDS encoding anti-sigma factor — protein sequence MSEVRDKNGDELHSAAGAYALHALPEDERRAFEEHLASCADCAREVAELSDSAARLAQPVTAEPPEHLRRRVLERIAVTSQAPYAPRVPREQPAGEVPHARPSAGGPVPSGTGRSPVPRIMQLALAACAALAVAFGGVAAWQYQAAERARSQLHWAEERYAGVADVLAAPDVELHTQQLADGGTGTIAVSRSQDAAVFFATGVPPLPVGQTYALWFSEDGSYRPAGLVSGAEAQDMQMLNGPVSGATAVGITIEPVGGSLQPTSPPLGMIDIPA from the coding sequence ATGAGCGAGGTCCGGGACAAGAACGGCGACGAGCTGCACTCCGCCGCCGGCGCCTACGCGCTGCACGCGCTGCCCGAGGACGAGCGGAGGGCCTTCGAGGAGCACCTCGCGTCCTGCGCGGACTGCGCGCGCGAGGTCGCGGAACTCTCGGACTCGGCGGCACGCCTCGCCCAGCCGGTCACGGCCGAGCCTCCGGAGCACCTGCGGCGCCGGGTGCTGGAGCGGATCGCCGTCACCTCCCAGGCCCCGTACGCTCCCCGCGTCCCGCGCGAACAGCCCGCTGGGGAGGTCCCGCACGCCCGGCCCTCCGCCGGCGGGCCGGTTCCGTCCGGCACCGGGCGCTCTCCCGTCCCGCGGATCATGCAACTGGCCCTCGCGGCCTGCGCCGCGCTGGCCGTGGCGTTCGGCGGGGTCGCCGCCTGGCAGTACCAGGCCGCCGAACGGGCGCGCTCCCAGCTGCACTGGGCCGAGGAGCGGTACGCGGGTGTGGCCGACGTGCTCGCCGCGCCGGACGTCGAGCTCCACACCCAGCAGCTTGCGGACGGCGGCACCGGCACCATCGCCGTCTCCCGGAGCCAGGACGCGGCGGTGTTCTTCGCGACGGGAGTTCCGCCGCTGCCCGTCGGGCAGACGTACGCCCTGTGGTTCAGTGAGGACGGCTCCTACCGGCCCGCCGGGCTGGTCAGCGGTGCCGAGGCTCAGGACATGCAGATGCTGAACGGCCCGGTCTCGGGAGCGACGGCGGTCGGCATCACCATCGAGCCGGTCGGAGGTTCGTTGCAGCCCACCAGCCCCCCGTTGGGGATGATCGACATCCCCGCCTGA
- the sigK gene encoding ECF RNA polymerase sigma factor SigK yields MSPPDADPDAAEQLAKLGLDELMVLVGRGDQDAFVPVYEAVSGAVLGLVRRVLRDPAQSEEVAQDVLVEVWRTAGRFRPEQGSALTWVLTLAHRRAVDRVRSSQARVERERRAALLESVPPFDDVVEQVETGLEQQQVRRCLQSLTELQRESVVLAYYHGLTYREVADYLSQPLGTVKARMRDGLMRLRDCLYEGEVRP; encoded by the coding sequence GTGTCGCCACCTGATGCGGATCCCGACGCCGCCGAACAACTGGCCAAGCTCGGACTGGACGAGCTCATGGTCCTGGTGGGGCGCGGCGACCAGGACGCGTTCGTACCCGTCTACGAGGCGGTCAGCGGCGCCGTACTGGGCCTCGTCCGCAGGGTCCTGAGAGATCCGGCCCAGTCCGAGGAGGTGGCCCAGGACGTGCTCGTGGAGGTGTGGCGGACGGCCGGCCGGTTCCGGCCCGAGCAGGGCAGTGCCCTGACCTGGGTCCTGACGCTGGCCCACAGGCGTGCGGTGGACCGGGTCCGGTCGTCACAGGCCAGGGTCGAGCGGGAGCGCAGAGCAGCCCTGCTGGAGTCCGTGCCGCCGTTCGACGACGTGGTCGAGCAGGTCGAGACCGGCCTGGAGCAGCAGCAGGTCCGGCGCTGTCTGCAGTCGCTGACCGAGCTCCAGCGGGAGTCGGTCGTCCTGGCCTACTACCACGGGCTCACCTACCGGGAGGTGGCCGACTACCTGTCCCAGCCGCTGGGCACGGTGAAGGCCCGGATGCGTGACGGGCTGATGCGATTGCGTGACTGTCTGTACGAGGGTGAGGTGCGGCCATGA